From a region of the Balaenoptera ricei isolate mBalRic1 chromosome 11, mBalRic1.hap2, whole genome shotgun sequence genome:
- the LOC132375166 gene encoding histone-lysine N-methyltransferase SETMAR isoform X1, protein MAASEEEPEPLTEQLDVARRLENLPVSAWPPGTEPEPFQYTPDHVAGPGGDTDPTLITFPGCVCVKTPCLPGTCSCLRREKNYDDNLCLRHIGSEAKCAEPVFECNVLCQCSDHCRNRVVQRGLQFRLQVFQTDRKGWGLRTLDFIPKGRFVCEYAGEVLGFSEVQRRIQLQTIHDSNYIIAVREHVYNGQVMETFVDPTSIGNIGRFLNHSCEPNLLMIPVRINSMVPKLALFAAKDIVPEEELSYDYSGRFLNLLDSEDKERLDNGKLRKPCYCGAESCAAFLPYDSSLYCPLEKPNTSEEGRV, encoded by the exons ATGGCAGCCTCTGAGGAGGAGCCTGAGCCCTTGACGGAGCAGCTGGACGTCGCGCGCCGGCTGGAAAATTTGCCTGTGAGCGCATGGCCCCCAGGGACAGAGCCAGAGCCCTTTCAG TATACTCCTGATCATGTAGCCGGGCCTGGAGGAGACACTGACCCCACTCTAATAACCTTTCCCGGATGCGTTTGTGTCAAAACTCCCTGCCTCCCTGGAACTTGCTCCTGTCTCCGTCGTGAGAAAAACTATGATGATAATTTATGCCTCAGACACATAGGATCAGAAGCAAAGTGCGCTGAGCCAGTTTTCGAATGCAATGTCCTGTGTCAGTGCAGCGACCACTGCAGGAACAGAGTGGTCCAGCGGGGTCTGCAGTTCCGCCTCCAGGTGTTCCAGACAGATCGCAAAGGCTGGGGACTTCGTACCTTGGACTTTATACCAAAAGGACGGTTTGTCTGTGAATATGCTGGCGAGGTTTTAGGATTCTCGGAAGTACAGAGAAGAATTCAGTTACAAACAATACACGATTCGAATTACATTATAGCCGTCAGGGAGCATGTTTATAATGGGCAGGTAATGGAAACGTTTGTTGATCCTACCTCTATAGGAAATATTGGAAGATTCCTTAACCATTCTTGTGAGCCAAACTTATTAATGATTCCTGTCCGAATCAACTCGATGGTACCAAAGTTGGCACTTTTTGCAGCCAAGGACATTGTGCCAGAAGAAGAACTCTCTTATGACTATTCAGGAAGATTTCTTAATCTACTGGATAGTGAAGACAAAGAAAGGTTAGATAatgggaaattaaggaaaccttGTTATTGTGGTGCTGAATCATGTGCTGCGTTCCTGCCTTATGACAGCTCACTGTACTGCCCCTTAGAAAAGCCAAACACGAGTGAGGAAGGAAGAGTATAG
- the LOC132375166 gene encoding histone-lysine N-methyltransferase SETMAR isoform X3: MAASEEEPEPLTEQLDVARRLENLPVSAWPPGTEPEPFQYTPDHVAGPGGDTDPTLITFPGCVCVKTPCLPGTCSCLRREKNYDDNLCLRHIGSEAKCAEPVFECNVLCQCSDHCRNRVVQRGLQFRLQVFQTDRKGWGLRTLDFIPKGRFVCEYAGEVLGFSEVQRRIQLQTIHDSNYIIAVREHVYNGQVMETFVDPTSIGNIGRFLNHSCEPNLLMIPVRINSMVPKLALFAAKDIVPEEELSYDYSGRFLNLLDSEDKERKAKHE; encoded by the exons ATGGCAGCCTCTGAGGAGGAGCCTGAGCCCTTGACGGAGCAGCTGGACGTCGCGCGCCGGCTGGAAAATTTGCCTGTGAGCGCATGGCCCCCAGGGACAGAGCCAGAGCCCTTTCAG TATACTCCTGATCATGTAGCCGGGCCTGGAGGAGACACTGACCCCACTCTAATAACCTTTCCCGGATGCGTTTGTGTCAAAACTCCCTGCCTCCCTGGAACTTGCTCCTGTCTCCGTCGTGAGAAAAACTATGATGATAATTTATGCCTCAGACACATAGGATCAGAAGCAAAGTGCGCTGAGCCAGTTTTCGAATGCAATGTCCTGTGTCAGTGCAGCGACCACTGCAGGAACAGAGTGGTCCAGCGGGGTCTGCAGTTCCGCCTCCAGGTGTTCCAGACAGATCGCAAAGGCTGGGGACTTCGTACCTTGGACTTTATACCAAAAGGACGGTTTGTCTGTGAATATGCTGGCGAGGTTTTAGGATTCTCGGAAGTACAGAGAAGAATTCAGTTACAAACAATACACGATTCGAATTACATTATAGCCGTCAGGGAGCATGTTTATAATGGGCAGGTAATGGAAACGTTTGTTGATCCTACCTCTATAGGAAATATTGGAAGATTCCTTAACCATTCTTGTGAGCCAAACTTATTAATGATTCCTGTCCGAATCAACTCGATGGTACCAAAGTTGGCACTTTTTGCAGCCAAGGACATTGTGCCAGAAGAAGAACTCTCTTATGACTATTCAGGAAGATTTCTTAATCTACTGGATAGTGAAGACAAAGAAAG AAAAGCCAAACACGAGTGA
- the LOC132375166 gene encoding histone-lysine N-methyltransferase SETMAR isoform X2, producing MAASEEEPEPLTEQLDVARRLENLPYTPDHVAGPGGDTDPTLITFPGCVCVKTPCLPGTCSCLRREKNYDDNLCLRHIGSEAKCAEPVFECNVLCQCSDHCRNRVVQRGLQFRLQVFQTDRKGWGLRTLDFIPKGRFVCEYAGEVLGFSEVQRRIQLQTIHDSNYIIAVREHVYNGQVMETFVDPTSIGNIGRFLNHSCEPNLLMIPVRINSMVPKLALFAAKDIVPEEELSYDYSGRFLNLLDSEDKERLDNGKLRKPCYCGAESCAAFLPYDSSLYCPLEKPNTSEEGRV from the exons ATGGCAGCCTCTGAGGAGGAGCCTGAGCCCTTGACGGAGCAGCTGGACGTCGCGCGCCGGCTGGAAAATTTGCCT TATACTCCTGATCATGTAGCCGGGCCTGGAGGAGACACTGACCCCACTCTAATAACCTTTCCCGGATGCGTTTGTGTCAAAACTCCCTGCCTCCCTGGAACTTGCTCCTGTCTCCGTCGTGAGAAAAACTATGATGATAATTTATGCCTCAGACACATAGGATCAGAAGCAAAGTGCGCTGAGCCAGTTTTCGAATGCAATGTCCTGTGTCAGTGCAGCGACCACTGCAGGAACAGAGTGGTCCAGCGGGGTCTGCAGTTCCGCCTCCAGGTGTTCCAGACAGATCGCAAAGGCTGGGGACTTCGTACCTTGGACTTTATACCAAAAGGACGGTTTGTCTGTGAATATGCTGGCGAGGTTTTAGGATTCTCGGAAGTACAGAGAAGAATTCAGTTACAAACAATACACGATTCGAATTACATTATAGCCGTCAGGGAGCATGTTTATAATGGGCAGGTAATGGAAACGTTTGTTGATCCTACCTCTATAGGAAATATTGGAAGATTCCTTAACCATTCTTGTGAGCCAAACTTATTAATGATTCCTGTCCGAATCAACTCGATGGTACCAAAGTTGGCACTTTTTGCAGCCAAGGACATTGTGCCAGAAGAAGAACTCTCTTATGACTATTCAGGAAGATTTCTTAATCTACTGGATAGTGAAGACAAAGAAAGGTTAGATAatgggaaattaaggaaaccttGTTATTGTGGTGCTGAATCATGTGCTGCGTTCCTGCCTTATGACAGCTCACTGTACTGCCCCTTAGAAAAGCCAAACACGAGTGAGGAAGGAAGAGTATAG